One window from the genome of Balneola vulgaris DSM 17893 encodes:
- a CDS encoding outer membrane beta-barrel protein, whose product MKKAYSSLILLFALLISTHAVAQENQMHAGAGLVYGNEVEKFGVNLNGYYTITSEFRIGATINIFFPESETFGGNDFKSQFTGINFDGNYFFYRENELSAYGLAGINILRGKVEVNNDSETDSEVGLNLGAGLEYALDFGNLFGELKFAGLGGDADQLVLGAGVRFNLSN is encoded by the coding sequence ATGAAAAAAGCATATTCTTCCCTCATTCTATTGTTCGCCCTGCTGATTTCAACTCATGCTGTTGCGCAGGAAAATCAAATGCACGCTGGTGCAGGTCTGGTTTATGGCAATGAAGTCGAAAAATTCGGTGTAAACCTGAATGGGTACTACACCATCACATCTGAGTTTAGAATTGGTGCTACTATTAACATTTTCTTCCCTGAAAGTGAAACCTTTGGAGGCAACGACTTCAAATCTCAGTTTACAGGCATCAACTTTGATGGTAATTATTTCTTTTACCGTGAGAATGAGTTGAGCGCTTACGGGTTAGCTGGAATTAATATCCTACGTGGTAAAGTAGAAGTAAATAACGATTCTGAAACCGACTCTGAGGTTGGCCTTAATCTAGGCGCCGGTTTAGAGTATGCTTTAGATTTCGGCAATCTATTTGGTGAGTTGAAGTTTGCAGGCCTTGGTGGCGATGCCGATCAACTCGTATTGGGTGCAGGTGTAAGATTCAACCTGTCCAATTAA
- a CDS encoding penicillin acylase family protein yields MKFLKAGICAILLIAVVTALHTKFGSIPPLGKFFDPQAGFWANAVTADNQDDELQLAGLKDKVSIYYDERQVPHIFAQNDHDLYYAQGYVTAKDRLFQMEMQAFDAAGRLAEKVGNQALERDRSTRKLGMTYGADQAYEVLKKDEVSWAAVQAYSKGVNAYLAELSAEDYPIEYKVLDFAPEAWIEKNTVYLLKNMTRTLAGGNNDIRTSNTLQYFGEDFIETFFTTKPDLNDPIIPASKKWDFERVPVNQPDSLYVPSDIRGVDDFERPEGVGSNNWAVAGSKTKSGYPILSNDPHLSLTYPSIWYEVQLHSPTVNVRGVSLQGAPGVVIGFNEKVAWGVTNVGSDVMDWYEITFKDETMSEYWYDGAWQPTSQRIEEIKVRGEETILDTLIYTHHGPVWELNSATDEEKTKYFALRWIAHEGSSDIRTFYGLNRAKDYDDYVEALSHYVAPAQNFVFASSEGDIALWVNGKFPNKWKHQGRTVSDGSDPRYDWQGWIPFEHNPHVKNPERGFVSSANQESAAEDYPYYLDDEFAPFERGRRINDRLREMEDITMQDMMELQMDNFSYHASTILPELINWVDSSELSEDEQEFLQQLSEWNFFNNADLIEPFLFRQWWRQFYNAIFNDEYGSVELAMRRPSRDRVIELIKENPEMAFIDDITTDKKESIQELATASFKKAITNIYSSLGEEVTDRWKWGYQMNNDIEHISYIPGFGDQNVISGGSSESVNATRDGFGPSWRMVIVLGPEVRGYGVYPGGPSGNPGSPYYDNMLEAWRTGKHFELILHKEAPTEYSYSVELSPKK; encoded by the coding sequence ATGAAGTTCTTAAAAGCCGGGATTTGTGCAATCCTCCTGATTGCAGTTGTTACTGCTCTCCATACAAAATTTGGATCCATCCCACCCTTAGGAAAGTTTTTTGACCCACAAGCCGGTTTTTGGGCAAATGCAGTTACAGCAGATAACCAAGATGATGAACTTCAGCTAGCAGGACTAAAAGACAAGGTTAGCATCTACTACGATGAGCGACAAGTGCCTCATATCTTCGCTCAAAATGATCATGACTTATATTATGCCCAGGGTTATGTAACCGCCAAAGACCGCCTGTTTCAAATGGAGATGCAAGCTTTTGATGCTGCAGGGCGATTAGCAGAAAAAGTAGGTAATCAGGCTCTAGAACGTGATCGATCTACCAGAAAGCTCGGTATGACTTATGGGGCCGATCAAGCCTATGAAGTGTTAAAAAAGGATGAAGTTTCATGGGCTGCCGTTCAAGCATATTCTAAAGGGGTGAATGCATACTTGGCAGAATTAAGTGCTGAGGACTACCCTATAGAGTACAAAGTGTTGGATTTCGCACCCGAAGCATGGATCGAAAAGAACACGGTGTATCTTCTAAAAAACATGACTCGCACTCTGGCGGGAGGGAATAATGACATTCGAACTAGTAATACCCTTCAATATTTTGGGGAAGACTTTATTGAAACCTTCTTTACTACTAAGCCCGATTTAAACGACCCTATTATTCCAGCTTCCAAGAAATGGGATTTTGAGCGAGTGCCAGTGAACCAACCTGATTCACTATATGTGCCATCAGATATAAGAGGAGTGGATGATTTCGAACGTCCTGAAGGAGTGGGTAGTAATAACTGGGCGGTCGCCGGTTCAAAAACAAAGTCGGGTTACCCTATACTCTCAAACGATCCACATTTATCTCTCACCTACCCATCTATTTGGTACGAAGTGCAATTACACTCACCAACGGTGAACGTACGTGGGGTTTCTTTACAAGGGGCACCAGGAGTGGTAATCGGGTTCAATGAAAAAGTAGCTTGGGGGGTTACCAATGTAGGCTCGGATGTAATGGATTGGTACGAAATCACTTTCAAAGATGAGACGATGAGTGAGTATTGGTATGACGGCGCTTGGCAGCCAACCTCACAACGAATCGAAGAAATTAAAGTGCGTGGTGAAGAAACCATTTTAGACACGTTGATTTATACGCATCATGGTCCTGTATGGGAGTTGAATTCCGCAACAGATGAAGAGAAGACTAAATACTTTGCACTGAGATGGATTGCACATGAAGGCTCTTCAGATATTCGAACGTTTTATGGCTTGAATAGAGCAAAAGATTATGATGACTATGTGGAAGCGTTAAGTCATTATGTGGCCCCGGCTCAAAACTTTGTATTTGCTAGTAGCGAGGGTGACATTGCTCTTTGGGTGAACGGGAAATTTCCAAATAAGTGGAAGCATCAAGGACGAACCGTTAGTGATGGGTCAGATCCGAGATATGATTGGCAAGGTTGGATTCCATTTGAGCATAACCCACATGTTAAAAATCCAGAGCGAGGCTTTGTGAGTTCAGCGAACCAGGAGTCAGCGGCTGAAGATTATCCCTATTACTTAGATGATGAATTCGCTCCCTTCGAAAGAGGTCGACGCATCAATGATAGACTTCGTGAAATGGAGGACATCACCATGCAAGATATGATGGAGTTGCAAATGGATAACTTCAGCTATCATGCCTCAACTATCCTTCCTGAATTGATTAACTGGGTAGATAGCAGTGAACTGAGTGAAGATGAACAGGAGTTTCTGCAACAGCTTAGTGAATGGAATTTTTTCAATAACGCAGATCTCATCGAGCCGTTTTTATTTAGACAGTGGTGGAGGCAGTTCTACAATGCTATTTTTAATGATGAGTATGGTTCTGTTGAGCTAGCTATGCGTAGACCCTCAAGAGATCGAGTGATTGAGTTGATAAAAGAAAATCCTGAAATGGCCTTTATTGATGACATTACCACCGATAAAAAGGAGTCTATTCAAGAGTTAGCAACGGCCTCATTTAAGAAAGCGATTACGAACATCTACTCTAGCTTAGGAGAAGAAGTAACAGATAGATGGAAGTGGGGATACCAAATGAATAATGATATTGAACACATCTCTTATATCCCTGGCTTTGGAGATCAAAATGTGATATCGGGAGGTTCGTCGGAGTCGGTGAATGCAACCAGAGATGGTTTTGGCCCATCGTGGAGAATGGTGATAGTATTAGGGCCCGAAGTTAGAGGGTATGGCGTGTATCCGGGTGGACCATCTGGGAATCCGGGCTCCCCATATTATGATAATATGCTAGAAGCTTGGAGAACAGGGAAGCATTTTGAGCTCATCTTGCATAAAGAAGCACCAACTGAATACAGTTATAGCGTGGAATTATCTCCCAAAAAGTAG
- a CDS encoding dimethylarginine dimethylaminohydrolase family protein, producing the protein MKKVISTVEELDFELSDLREMPAPKKVLLVKPTHFAVEYVINPHMQGNIGDVDKIAAMDEWEHLKKAYDELGLETKVLDGERGYPDMVFCANQSLPYIDEDGNKKVLMSIMHAQERKGEVEAIQKFYEESQYEIHHLDESKFNDFEGMGDALWHFKKGLIWGGYGFRSSKEVYELISEKYDVPVITFELLDDKFYHLDTCLCILDENTALIYPKAFTDEGLALINKVFPTVIEASKYEAEELFACNATSPDGKNVFIQQGCTDVNQKLRENGFNVHEFSTAEFLKSGGSVFCMKMMLW; encoded by the coding sequence ATGAAGAAAGTTATATCAACAGTAGAAGAATTAGATTTTGAACTATCCGATTTAAGAGAAATGCCAGCTCCTAAAAAGGTGCTATTGGTAAAGCCAACACACTTTGCGGTAGAGTATGTGATCAATCCGCATATGCAGGGAAATATTGGAGATGTAGACAAAATTGCAGCAATGGATGAGTGGGAGCACCTGAAAAAAGCCTACGATGAATTAGGCTTAGAAACGAAAGTACTAGATGGAGAGCGTGGGTATCCTGATATGGTATTCTGTGCGAACCAAAGTTTGCCTTACATCGATGAAGATGGGAATAAAAAAGTGCTGATGAGTATTATGCACGCACAAGAACGTAAAGGTGAAGTAGAGGCTATTCAAAAGTTCTACGAAGAGAGCCAGTATGAAATCCATCATTTAGATGAGTCAAAGTTCAACGATTTTGAAGGAATGGGCGATGCACTGTGGCACTTCAAGAAAGGCTTGATTTGGGGTGGATATGGTTTCCGTTCCTCTAAGGAAGTATATGAGCTCATCTCAGAAAAATATGATGTTCCTGTAATCACCTTTGAGCTTCTAGATGATAAGTTTTATCACTTAGACACCTGCTTATGTATTCTTGATGAGAACACAGCGTTGATTTACCCTAAGGCATTTACTGACGAAGGACTCGCTCTTATCAACAAGGTATTCCCTACCGTTATAGAAGCTTCTAAGTATGAAGCAGAAGAATTGTTTGCTTGTAATGCTACCAGCCCTGATGGTAAAAATGTATTTATACAACAGGGCTGCACGGATGTAAACCAAAAGCTACGTGAGAATGGCTTCAACGTACATGAGTTTAGCACTGCAGAGTTTCTTAAAAGCGGCGGTAGTGTATTTTGTATGAAAATGATGCTCTGGTAA
- a CDS encoding D-alanine--D-alanine ligase family protein — MSQKNLIIAFGGASPEHEVSVLTAMQVIAALDESDYTLTPLYITKSGNWLTGQKLLDLSNYKDLNELEASSTRCAFVKDEMGRTLLKEQEKQGLFTKPAAIPVYAVVTAFHGSDGENGSFQGTCEMFNIPYTGSGVLASSVGMNKVKAKQLCVANKIPVTDSLDFFEKNWEDDQATILKEAEMIGYPLIVKPCNLGSSIGVAKANSKDELIDAIETAFRYDAHLLVEEAIQPLMEINCSVLGSSTDCRASVCERPMGASEMLSFQDKYQSGGNAEKGMASADRIIPADISSELTEEIRELAVQTFKTFDASGVARLDFLVNADTKKVYFNEINTIPGSFSFYLWEKSELTFKALIEELVAVAIQNHQAKNGRVRSYQTNLLNEKAAKGIKGLKGLKK, encoded by the coding sequence ATGTCCCAAAAAAATCTCATTATCGCCTTCGGTGGAGCTTCGCCTGAACACGAAGTTTCTGTGTTAACTGCAATGCAAGTAATTGCTGCACTCGATGAATCTGATTATACCCTTACGCCTTTGTATATCACCAAATCTGGCAACTGGTTAACCGGCCAAAAGCTTCTAGATCTGAGCAATTACAAAGACCTCAACGAACTTGAAGCTTCCTCCACGCGCTGTGCTTTTGTGAAAGACGAGATGGGCCGAACTTTATTAAAGGAGCAAGAAAAACAAGGGCTGTTTACTAAGCCTGCCGCCATACCCGTGTATGCTGTTGTTACCGCCTTTCATGGTAGCGATGGTGAGAATGGCTCTTTTCAGGGTACTTGTGAGATGTTTAACATTCCTTATACCGGTAGTGGTGTTCTGGCGTCTTCCGTGGGCATGAATAAAGTAAAAGCAAAGCAACTATGTGTAGCCAATAAAATTCCTGTTACAGATAGCTTAGACTTTTTTGAAAAGAATTGGGAAGACGATCAAGCAACCATTTTAAAAGAAGCCGAAATGATTGGCTATCCACTTATCGTGAAGCCTTGTAATCTAGGCTCAAGTATTGGAGTAGCTAAAGCGAATTCCAAAGATGAACTCATCGACGCGATTGAAACTGCTTTTCGTTACGATGCTCATCTACTAGTAGAAGAAGCCATTCAACCTCTGATGGAAATCAACTGCTCGGTTTTAGGAAGCAGCACCGATTGCAGAGCCAGTGTTTGTGAAAGACCTATGGGTGCTTCTGAAATGCTCTCATTCCAAGATAAATACCAAAGTGGAGGGAATGCAGAAAAAGGCATGGCTTCCGCAGATCGAATTATCCCTGCCGACATCTCCTCAGAACTTACCGAAGAGATTAGAGAGCTCGCTGTTCAAACTTTCAAAACCTTCGATGCTTCAGGAGTTGCACGATTAGACTTCCTAGTGAACGCCGATACCAAAAAAGTATACTTTAATGAGATTAACACTATTCCTGGGTCGTTCTCATTCTACTTATGGGAAAAATCAGAGCTGACTTTTAAAGCGCTAATCGAAGAATTAGTAGCGGTTGCAATACAGAATCATCAAGCTAAGAATGGTCGTGTTCGTAGCTATCAAACGAATTTGTTGAATGAAAAAGCCGCAAAAGGTATTAAAGGACTAAAAGGTTTAAAAAAATAA
- a CDS encoding ABC transporter substrate-binding protein, which yields MRTISSLLPLLIVAILIGCSSSAEVIVVDSTGGLGEESAQQTPPATTTTAPPKSDFVKVTIGEHDTIHSLDPLFAQNAAELRAVHLIYDGLTTINENNLVQPAIASSWEVSSDSLNYTFTLRPDAFFHNNTAFSSGKGRLVVAEDILQIFKRMGSLNAPTHIAERFYAIKGYPSYHHEQLSVKNPKLQAITEIEGISIENDSTISFQLTQKDADFLSKLAHPNASIYPIESVSKEEVLLDSPIGTGAFYMAQKMEDKIILAANKDYFGNTNELSRIDIVHGKTESSLYQEFAKGTVDAIIAPSPSTLATVSDITGDINPVFKNVFSLEKTDALTVVNIFYNPNSQRNELHDLMTQTRVISSDAVTDFTIQTAPSIADSILGNEQILFAYTDSPFELHLLNRLASTLNEHAAVVLGSTYAVWDETVFSTKYFSGAKTSLTWNAPTYILQHKSITGIDLGPYNWAISFDSFSRN from the coding sequence ATGCGTACGATCTCCTCTTTACTTCCTTTACTTATTGTTGCCATACTCATAGGATGTTCTTCATCTGCGGAAGTTATCGTAGTGGATTCTACCGGGGGTTTAGGGGAGGAGAGTGCTCAGCAAACGCCTCCAGCAACTACAACCACTGCACCTCCGAAATCAGATTTCGTTAAGGTGACCATAGGTGAACACGATACTATTCACTCCCTAGATCCACTGTTTGCACAAAATGCCGCCGAATTGAGAGCAGTACATTTGATTTATGATGGACTCACAACTATCAACGAAAATAACCTAGTGCAACCAGCAATTGCTTCCTCTTGGGAAGTAAGTAGTGATTCTCTGAATTACACCTTCACACTTCGACCCGATGCTTTTTTCCACAATAACACTGCATTTTCTTCGGGCAAAGGTAGATTGGTAGTTGCTGAAGATATTCTACAGATATTTAAACGCATGGGATCCCTGAATGCCCCAACCCATATCGCAGAGCGCTTTTATGCTATCAAAGGATATCCATCCTATCACCATGAGCAACTGAGTGTAAAAAATCCCAAGCTACAAGCTATTACCGAAATTGAAGGTATTTCAATTGAAAATGATTCTACTATCTCTTTTCAATTAACCCAAAAAGACGCGGATTTCCTTTCCAAATTAGCACATCCGAATGCTTCTATATACCCAATAGAGAGCGTTTCTAAAGAAGAGGTATTACTTGATTCGCCTATTGGAACCGGTGCTTTTTATATGGCCCAAAAAATGGAGGATAAAATCATTCTTGCTGCCAATAAAGATTACTTTGGGAATACAAATGAGCTAAGTCGAATTGATATCGTTCACGGCAAAACGGAATCGAGCCTGTATCAAGAGTTTGCTAAAGGCACTGTGGATGCTATTATCGCACCTAGCCCATCTACACTAGCTACCGTTAGTGATATCACAGGTGACATTAATCCTGTATTTAAAAATGTGTTTAGTTTAGAGAAAACTGATGCACTTACAGTAGTAAACATCTTCTACAATCCGAATTCACAAAGAAATGAACTTCATGATCTTATGACTCAGACTAGAGTTATTAGCTCTGATGCTGTAACTGACTTTACAATTCAAACGGCTCCTTCTATTGCTGACTCAATACTTGGTAATGAACAAATTCTTTTTGCTTACACCGACAGTCCGTTTGAATTACATTTATTGAACCGACTAGCAAGTACGCTAAATGAGCACGCAGCTGTAGTTCTTGGATCTACCTATGCCGTTTGGGATGAAACCGTATTTTCAACCAAGTATTTTAGTGGAGCAAAAACTAGCTTAACATGGAATGCACCCACTTATATTCTACAACATAAATCTATCACTGGTATAGATCTTGGGCCTTATAACTGGGCTATATCTTTCGATTCCTTTTCACGAAATTGA